In Labrus bergylta chromosome 6, fLabBer1.1, whole genome shotgun sequence, the following proteins share a genomic window:
- the erich3 gene encoding glutamate-rich protein 3: MTEETLKKARAGTMSHLSPGLLSAYNSLTDKHLAGYFSNTRIRRHLQRAGLITRSGRIVPDKEYRHKLIQRSHQKHVRECLAQAIFHKVLEMERVHQIEIKRKLEEFARRERVHKIKVERSKRYEEEIVHILSPRPPTGARGIRQQHSGPDGEHSESSESPGSSRPNTAPGKMQRPVRLKPIHSNSTTASLRRSSPYRLHEFSNDNNQPFNCTVNKESRRPFNTMEASQGVSPYILPVINNFVTPVPPPTKRIDRRFKLNPSSTLRGRRLRPTTASSGADITEDPPMLRSSVHQSRVCVNMMYFGKSVHLSHDLTDMRDEVRVFQQHCGGENLCVFKGKLCEGETFQFISRRHRGFPFSLTFFLNGLQVERLSSCCEFKHRKGSRLGGRHGHFGFCGVEGASPCYKCIIAMGLDKKPTPPPKRVKEDRGREESVFTLKEAPEMRAQRTGSHSESETIRAQDMEVQVKEETAAEEEDKVRDDYEEDFEADDEGPAEDTEAKEKKSPSPRVEMERKVKERDTSETEDDHEKDEDLKSRSGSSLSGSDREESDAEVTKSSREEEKAEQPKEADEEETAVPPDKKDEPQRGETPPTEAESAAPKESDVPNSAGERTESNISDTSLPSGNENKQSDNTSGEKEVEKTVNESKQEEEQERAKSVQEKMAEAILKESHCSSEPELSDTSTEDTIESITKGHERDHKDAAAEKSTTTIEQETKCDEGVVALAVVVLDQEQSSEKKEQEPVEKEIKDEQDEEYEEDGKVISEEDKSTAENDESEETHDLGAALFPVPKEKTDKKEKTSEAQEDLADKPTVTAEKKEDNEEKAVVEAYVHPQETGQGSKSSEGDESSLSAPDKKTDETAEPDNVEAMTASETVEMKAESSEEQEALSCEEAPVTGTETSQLGDIEDRAAESKTEVTEGSRDPTDEITADKSQDNAKDESINDIDKESVSAVEASKDDNQQQKEEQPKQSVEMDDKKEEKSEEGGKEAEKQKNADETTEGEDCKQRQMHGKDKTEDNESKIEERIENISNEEQAEKTNSEEDEVANVEKADTSEKTEKDEESECIKNQNEEESAEKIATTLIITSAAEKISETITAGDEAKQSVAEKATREPIENKAEQNEAANNKDSEESVRKKVVTYTTVEVEEKSEKAKEPHKRADGDIDQDYVKKSDGNNESEDVGDSEAANIALATVMAAEMLNQTMEAEDVTKNPERGGDNNDEAEIDAENGEISAGAERKPQEDEGQDLIEGANGITTAEQTEEEEEEEERKTEASKEDSTEVKEGDVESGDAAEKHEEDVAQAPVSAVVEIEANEEDDRVEEQDQPAKNESELEKSGTGIKEESESDERRDTEETKQDENANLSESDHKNRETRESDNVNEVIVVSPIDHDQSTSPTAVDSDDTALKLESSTAPSDSNTEKQPDTEENPAVADLSAADGENGDTEEASKASEEGASVLLKPPPAESIQLSQQNEADRTEKSVDVVEETPEDLAREDLVTNWVTMHQTSKYFETFVEPLEDLKEVTEDADVSNSNKEGTQSTELQRSVTPPANSQNLEQEHTPNDINESVEKTKEGAEKLDIESDHPDDGDPCEKSLEKDLPQEKEETEVHDFITKTDSGQIDEESVVGQDLRPEEHTERCESVEEDQVHRVLMQDNTDQTHDSKTEVESIAGANLSVTSGKPESIKEYQIDEKTTDNPAEINDKITAVREEKDLPSSKAEEHGELSATPERLSTLRKSELEGTEETLEKSREVTEISDFTQSRSDDGSQEESRHEEINPKPPDADTNGESRELQLIQDIKHTLSKDQLSTYSVDETLFPRSSYPLLAVASTESGH, translated from the exons ATGACAGAAGAAACATTAAAGAAAGCGCGAGCTGGAACCATGAGTCACCTCAGCCCGGG ACTTCTCTCGGCGTACAACAGTCTCACAGACAAACATCTCGCTGGATACTTCAGCAATACTCGCATCAGGAGACACCTGCAGAGAGCTGGACTG ATCACCAGGAGCGGGCGTATTGTTCCAGATAAGGAGTACAGACACAAGCTGATCCAGAGATCCCACCAGAAGCATGTTCGAGAATGCCTGGCTCAGGCCATTTTCCACAAGGTGCTGGAGATGGAG CGTGTACATCAAATCGAGATCAAAAGGAAACTAGAGGAGTTTGCGAGGAGGGAAAGAGTGCACAAGATCAAG GTGGAGCGATCTAAAAGGTATGAGGAAGAAATCGTCCACATCCTTTCCCCACGCCCACCCACAGGTGCCAGGGGCATCCGACAGCAGCACTCTGGACCAGATGGGGAGCACTCTGAATCCTCAGAGTCT CCGGGCTCCTCTCGACCCAACACGGCTCCAGGGAAGATGCAGAGGCCAGTGCGTCTGAAGCCGATCCACAGTAACAGCACCACAGCTTCACTCAGGCGCAGCTCCCCTTACAGACTCCACGAGTTCTCCAATGACAACAACCAGCCATTCAACTGCACT GTGAACAAGGAGTCCCGCAGACCTTTTAACACGATGGAGGCCTCTCAGGGCGTCTCACCCTACATCCTTCCAGTCATTAACAACTTTGTCACTCCTGTTCCTCCACCCACCAAGAGGATAGACAGGAGGTTTAAGCTCAATCCCAGTAGCACGCTCAGAGGCCGCAGGCTGCGTCCAACCACTGCCTCCAGTGGAGCTGACATCACTGAG GACCCCCCAATGCTGAGGAGCTCTGTGCACcagagcagagtgtgtgtgaacatgatGTACTTTGGCAAATCAGTTCACCTCTCCCACGACCTGACAGACATGAGGGACGAGGTCAGAGTGTTTCAGCAacactgtggaggagagaaCCTGTGTGTTTTCAAGGGAAAGCTTTGCGAAGGAG AGAccttccagttcatttcaaggCGACACCGAGGTTTCCCCTTCAGCTTGACTTTCTTCCTGAATGGGCTGCAGGTAGAGAGGCTGAGCTCCTGCTGTGAGTTCAAACACAGGAAGGGCTCCAGACTCGGTGGCAGGCACGGACACTTTGGATTCTGCGGTGTTGAGGGAGCCTCTCCCTGCTACAA ATGTATCATTGCAATGGGATTGGACAAAAAGCCCACTCCTCCACCAAAGAGGGTCAAAGAGGATCGAGGAAGAGAGGAGTCAGTCTTCACCCTGAAAGAAGCTCCTGAGATGAGAGCACAGAGGACAGGATCCCATTCAGAGAGTGAAACCATCCGAGCTCAGGACATGGAGGTGCAGGTTAAAGAAGAAACAGCAGCGGAGGAAGAGGACAAAGTCAGAGACG ATTATGAGGAAGACTTTGAAGCAGACGATGAAGGCCCTGCAGAAGATACcgaggcaaaagaaaagaaatctccATCTCCACGTGTTGAAATGGAAAGGAAggttaaagagagagacaccTCTGAGACCGAAGACGACCATGAAAAGGATG aagaCTTGAAGTCTCGGTCAGGTTCCAGCTTGTCGGGCAGTGACCGGGAGGAGAGCGATGCTGAAGTCACCAAAAGCTCTCGAGAGGAAGAGAAAGCTGAGCAACCTAAAGAGGCCGATGAAGAAGAAACTGCTGTTCCACCAGATAAAAAAGATGAACCACAACGAGGAGAAACCCCCCCCACTGAGGCCGAGTCGGCTGCGCCTAAAGAGTCTGACGTACCAAACAGTGCAGGGGAGAGAACAGAGAGCAACATCTCTGACACGAGCCTCCCATCAGGGAACGAGAACAAACAGAGTGACAATACGTCGGGAGAAAAGGAGGTGGAGAAAACAGTAAATGAGAGTaaacaggaggaggaacaggagagGG CCAAATCTGTGCAGGAGAAGATGGCAGAAGCGATACTGAAGGAGTCCCATTGCAGCTCTGAGCCTGAACTGAGTGACACCAGTACTGAGGACACGATTGAGTCGATCACTAAAGGCCATGAACGGGACCACAAGG ATGCAGCTGCAGAGAAATCAACGACAACTATtgaacaggaaacaaaatgtgatgaaGGTGTTGTTGCTTTAGCTGTTGTGGTGCTTGATCAGGAGCAGTCGTCTGAGAAAAAAGAACAGGAGCCTGTTgagaaagaaatcaaagatGAGCAGGATGAAGAATATGAGGAAGATGGCAAGGTTATATCAGAAGAGGACAAAAGTACTGCAGAGAATGATGAATCAGAGGAAACACACGATTTGGGTGCAGCTCTGTTTCCTGTACCTAAAGAAAAAactgataaaaaagaaaagacttcaGAGGCTCAAGAGGATTTAGCAGATAAACCCACAGTTACTGCTGAGAAAAAGGAGGACAACGAGGAGAAAGCGGTGGTGGAGGCTTATGTGCATCCCCAAGAGACAGGGCAAGGGTCAAAAAGCAGCGAGGGAGACGAGTCATCACTATCAGCACCAGATAAAAAGACTGATGAGACAGCAGAGCCTGATAATGTGGAGGCGATGACAGCGAGCGAAACAGTGGAGATGAAAGCAGAGTCCTCAGAGGAACAAGAGGCCCTCAGCTGTGAGGAGGCACCTGTAACCGGCACAGAGACGAGTCAGCTGGGAGACATCGAGGACAGAGCTGCAGAATCAAAAACTGAAGTCACAGAGGGGAGCAGAGACCCCACAGATGAAATAACTGCAGATAAAAGTCAGGACAATGCAAAAGATGAGAGCATTAACGATATTGACAAAGAGTCAGTGTCAGCAGTAGAGGCCAGTAAGGATGACAATCAACAACAGAAGGAAGAGCAGCCAAAACAATCTGTGGAAATGGATgataagaaagaggagaaatctgAAGAGGGAGGTAAGGAggcagaaaagcaaaaaaatgcaGATGAGACAACAGAGGGTGAAGACTGCAAGCAAAGGCAAATGCATGGGAAAGATAAAACAGAAGATAATGAGAGTAAGATAGAAGAAAGgatagaaaacatttcaaatgaagagCAAGCTGAGAAAACCAACAGCGAGGAAGATGAGGTTGCAAATGTGGAGAAGGCAGATACatctgaaaagacagaaaaggatGAGGAGAGTGAATGTATCAAGAAtcaaaatgaagaagaatcagctGAAAAGATAGCTACAACTCTGATAATAACTAGTGCAGCTGAAAAAATAAGTGAGACAATCACAGCTGGTGACGAAGCAAAGCAAAGTGTAGCAGAGAAGGCAACGAGAGAGCCGATCGAGAACAAAGCAGAGCAAAATGAAGCTGCAAACAATAAAGACAGTGAGGAATCAGTAAGGAAAAAAGTGGTGACTTATACAACCGTGGAGGTAGAAGAAAAATCGGAGAAAGCAAAAGAACCTCACAAAAGGGCAGATGGAGACATTGATCAAGATTATGTGAAAAAGTCTGATGGAAATAATGAGTCAGAGGATGTTGGGGACAGTGAAGCAGCAAACATAGCACTTGCGACTGTAATGGCTGCAGAGATGCTAAACCAAACAATGGAAGCTGAAGATGTGACAAAGAACCCTGAAAGAGGAGGCGACAACAATGACGAGGCAGAAATTGATGCTGAAAATGGAGAGATTTCGGCTGGAGCAGAGCGCAAACCTCAGGAGGATGAGGGGCAGGATCTCATTGAGGGCGCAAATGGCATAACAACAGCAgagcagacagaagaagaagaagaagaagaagagagaaaaacagaagcttCAAAGGAAGACAGCACAGAGGTAAAAGAAGgtgatgtggagtctggagatGCTgctgaaaaacatgaagaagacgTGGCTCAGGCTCCTGTCAGTGCTGTGGTTGAAATTGAGGCTAATGAAgaggatgacagagttgaagaGCAAGATCAGCCTGCTAAAAATGAGTCAGAGCTGGAGAAATCTGGCACAGGTATAAAAGAGGAATCTGAATCAGATGAAAGAAGAGACACtgaggaaacaaaacaagatgagAATGCCAACTTATCTGAGAGCGAtcataaaaacagagagaccagagagagcgATAATGTCAACGAGGTTATAGTAGTTTCCCCGATTGATCATGATCAGTCTACAAGTCCCACAGCCGTGGATTCAGACGACACAGCTCTAAAGTTGGAGAGCTCCACCGCGCCGTCTGACTCGAACACCGAAAAACAACCAGATACTGAGGAAAATCCTGCTGTTGCTGACCTCTCAGCTGCAGACGGAGAGaatggagacactgaggaggcgAGCAAGGCCTCGGAGGAAGGAGCGAGTGTTCTGCTCAAGCCTCCTCCAGCAGAGTCGATACAACTTTCCCAACAAAATGAGGCCGATAGAACAGAAAAGAGTGTTGACGTAGTTGAGGAAACTCCAGAGGATTTAGCAAGAGAGGATCTGGTCACAAACTGGGTAACCATGCACCAAACGTCCAAGTATTTTGAGACTTTTGTTGAACCTTTGGAGGACTTGAAGGAAGTAACTGAAGATGCTGACGTATCAAACTCCAACAAAGAAGGGACACAGTCCACAGAGCTACAGAGGTCAGTGACTCCTCCTGCGAATTCTCAAAATCTAGAACAAGAGCACACACCAAATGATATAAACGAATCAGTGGAAAAGACCAAAGAGGGAGCCGAGAAGTTAGACATTGAGAGCGATCACCCAGATGATGGTGACCCATGTGAGAAGAGCCTGGAAAAAGATCTACCGCAAGAAAAGGAAGAGACTGAGGTTCATGATTTCATTACAAAAACAGACAGTGGACAAATTGATGAAGAGTCTGTGGTTGGGCAGGACTTGAGACCAGAAGAGCACACAGAGAGATGTGAATCTGTGGAAGAAGACCAGGTTCACAGAGTTTTAATGCAGGACAACACTGACCAGACTCATGACTCCAAAACCGAAGTGGAAAGCATCGCAGGCGCTAATCTTTCAGTAACAAGTGGCAAACCTGAGAGCATCAAAGAGTACCAAATTGATGAGAAAACTACGGATAATCCTGcagaaataaatgacaaaataacagCTGTACGAGAAGAGAAAGATCTACCTTCCTCTAAAGCAGAAGAGCATGGGGAGCTTTCAGCAACTCCAGAAAGGCTCTCCACATTAAGAAAGAGTGAATTGGAAGGTACAGAAGAAACACTGGAAAAAAGTCGGGAAGTTACAGAAATAAGTGATTTTACACAGTCCCGGTCAGATGATGGAAGCCAGGAGGAGTCACGCCATGAAGAGATCAACCCAAAACCGCCAGATGCAGACACCAACGGAGAGAGTagagagctgcagctgatccaAGACATCAAACACACTCTGAGTAAAGACCAACTGAGCACCTACTCAGTGGATGAAACTCTGTTCCCTCGAAGTTCGTACCCTTTACTGGCTGTAGCCAGTACAGAGAGTGGACATTAG